In Apis cerana isolate GH-2021 linkage group LG5, AcerK_1.0, whole genome shotgun sequence, a single genomic region encodes these proteins:
- the LOC108001401 gene encoding zinc finger protein 91: protein MPTMESRERYQELCRLCASYDAVKMDIFGQEGKNRQLVDKIQACLPFKIAEDDRLPKCLCYRCMYNLENFYDFRTACVNAVALLERCLSPSESNEDVTTLTCFNESEFFKGRKSIPVLIPEAPIVNPNAALGTPPRLNSDGEADHDTEEIVDNSGTDEATIVDDSEDRHSIEYEMDMETNPSDFLEMTSIVTEEPDESELRHQEISNNLPEHTSQQHEVYVCSLCSKAFSSKGHLSLHARIHVGAGDVIGEKVLTDDHTSYKRPYQCDLCHKSYSTAKHRWGHVSTSHRGHPAVTCGYCSRIYSTRTNLEEHIKSRHAGLPASTEIPVNNVYHSENRYQCNACGKICMDAMELNLHGRICSEGQRLDFPGKIGITDNKVMDSSEASSIGSDDDSKDYRNAEAKLAKNPQLTILKQALTKGDSLKRDFEDKFTTNSKPKKLPKIEHINIQNKKWYCESCPQYFTSIEDLKEHEAIHDADKPFVCILCKKDFVLKSSLSRHIQTLHGVDPCPIIESDKCLKKIVLQNWNESMDFDSYERKISSEFPFSPEMNAENEEDHESGHENLIEIETVFVCEICTRDFNDRASLWLHIRATHKEFAAFACGVCLKICSDNTQLLNHVNMYHGGSKLLLSEQRRYSCTICGRQHDSRKKLIAHVSIHNMDPNYDPATFVQLNSNYYGENINGNETTEQMLDYEEDGDKVDCYICYKSFPNEDHLIRHQRNAHRSEQLVPTGDSLNSSNLNSNGNRAQYHLFFVCELCGSSHPSKWERWLHVSSSHNNELAIKCDREDCGKIFATKSLRNEHVQHHAIQGSSPNTCEICGKLWGSRVDYWKHVMGVHSDTVPLICGVCLKVFPNVLQLSTHVRSKHWPLTNGDFSCDICGRPYSNKSKMSRHRKIHGFEENCDNGVENNSENKVDGRIRETDLSCELCADLKFTNLEKLCNHRRIIHGLFPCDLCNKCYGRTSHLWKHVNRVHKGHEDVTCPYCLKTSASKDHLAAHISKIHRYEPDSRKDGKDNRQFKTEEVSLHYCEKCNKGFHKRYLLRRHMKGCQNYRKDPGALLTRCRACERIFKDRASLQKHIENHHSTYTCHLCNETITSKLGIMTHNRVKHMDHPDLTCNFGSCRKLFRTKEDLETHRKDHRYHTTPNVCDFCGDTVENKLKLKMHVLSLHRNEIGVSCGVCLIPMKDPKELKNHVEEVHSSVLLRPNTCQVCGKQYASKWKAFDHTKKCHGKVFRTCKQCLAVFTEDSTIRDHYERIHNIPKDQLAAFEHRLDIGSKNEDFEIESPDIIIKEEPEDLEYDVDICDEDSNDSKRRRSLTDTYDCEMCPEMFVNSDGLSKHYRNMHNTDPERMFKKLKQDEQRKMRGKMNFFCKSCRRQFCTKTLYWNHIATCKKNIQKEEELLTSRNDILSNQEHLKNNNEIKKEEPTSNLNIPDFNLFEDINLQLCGQKPLPNLMPLSQRTKSSIKCSRKDSRKVYDESTNTECACEVCGKQWPAKKHLWQHLIRFHRAEAAVTCGVCLKLCKDYDNLAEHLKAAHEAILSTEGNNFTCKICGRYHNARSKLLLHTSIHIGHAGTSTWCSKCRKNITDEATHPNICTGKTEEEQLKNNEKIEGSLIADDAMIEEVEGDYESEAEEEADTEESESDSSTEAEEENESEDESRATGEITYNTESEDSEELDNLEIDGKNLQNYTLEHIQEAKNIDAEKGHASLSDDDEPPVLSPIMPLISENISIEQSIGHKLGSIVPLTGKGIEICNLSEIQNRCSPKSMNLYEKHLSKNKSLELESETFVNRSDEDFEDTKNEFDENSTEENEEENENNEEIEENDDIELNEEIEETEDNRDIEKNENSEQIEENADIEEIEENERNDIEEMIENEEIGDIEEMEDNERNEEIEESEEQEGNEEIEETEEEEENEEIEDREENMQLDDLEGAVLMVANGDQILIQQEILEDENENSNQEYVYSALRYSTEEDSDSERK from the exons ATGCCGACGATGGAGTCCAGGGAACGCTACCAAGAACTCTGCAGACTTTGCGCATCCTACGACGCCGTCAAAATGGACATCTTCGGTCAAGAAGGCAAAAACAGACAGCTCGTTGACAAGATACAAGCTTGTTTGCCATTTAAG attGCAGAAGATGATCGATTACCAAAATGCCTTTGTTATCGGTGTATGtacaatttggaaaatttctatGATTTTAGAACAGCATGTGTTAATGCAGTGGCTCTATTGGAAAGGTGTTTGTCACCTTCAGAAtcg aaTGAAGATGTTACAACTTTAACATGTTTTAATGAGTCAGAATTctttaaaggaagaaaaagtataCCAGTGTTGATTCCAGAAGCTCCTATTGTAAATCCAAATGCTGCCTTAGGCACACCTCCTAGATTAAATTCTGATGGTGAAGCTGATCATGACACTGAAGAAATTGTTGATAACAGTGGTACAGATGaag cAACAATAGTAGATGATTCTGAAGATCGTCATTCAATAGAATATGAAATGGATATGGAAACAAATCCAAGtgattttttagaaatgacCTCAATAGTTACAGAAGAACCTGATGAATCAGAATTAAGACATCaagaaatttccaataatttaccagag CATACATCTCAGCAACATGAAGTTTATGTTTGTTCCTTGTGCAGTAAAGCATTTAGTTCAAAAGGTCATTTGTCTTTACATGCACGCATTCATGTTGGTGCTGGTGATGTGATTGGTGAAAAAGTTCTTACAGATGATCATACATCTTATAAAAGACCTTATCAATGTGATCTTTGTCATAAATCATATTCTACCGCAAAACATCGTTGGGGTCATGTTTCAACAAGTCATAG AGGTCATCCTGCAGTGACATGTGGTTATTGTTCACGGATCTATTCTACTCGAACAAATTTAGAAGAACATATAAAATCACGTCATGCTGGTCTTCCAGCATCTACAGAAATTCCAGTAAACAATGTTTATCATTCAGAAAATAGATATCAGTGTAATGCTTGTGGAAAGATTTGTATGGATGCCATGGAATTGAATCTTCATGGCAGAATTTGTTCTGAAGGACAAAGATTAGATTTTCCAGGAAAAATCGGGATTACAGATAATAAAGTTATGGATAGTTCTGAAGCTTCGAGTATCGGAAGTGATGATGATAGCAAAGATTATAG aaATGCAGAAGCTAAATTAGCAAAAAATCCTCAGttaactattttaaaacaagCATTAACAAAAGGAGATAGTCTTAAACGAGATTTTGAAGACAAATTTACAACAAATAGCAAACCaaaaaaattaccaaaaatag agcatattaatattcaaaataaaaaatggtatTGTGAATCTTGTCCTCAGTATTTTACTTCAATTGAGGATTTAAAAGAACACGAAGCAATACATGATGCTGATAAGCCatttgtttgtattttatgtaaaaaagattttgtccTTAAGTCTTCCTTAAGTAGACATATTCAAACTTTGCATGGTGTTGATCCATGTCCTATAATAGAAAGTGATAAATgtctaaagaaaattgttttacaaAATTGGAATGAATCTATGGACTTCGATTCATATGAGCGCAAGATCTCTTCTGAATTTCCGTTTTCTCCAGag atgaatgcagaaaatgaagaagatcATGAGAGTGGACATGAAAATCtcattgaaattgaaactGTATTTGTTTGTGAAATTTGTACTCGCGATTTTAATGATCGTGCATCTCTTTGGCTTCATATCCGTGCTACTCACAAAGAATTTGCAGCATTTGCATGTGGTGTTtgcttaaaaatttgttcagaCAATACACAACTCTTAAATCATGTTAATATGTATCATGGTGGTTCAAAATTGTTACTTTCTGAACAAAGAag ATATAGTTGTACTATTTGTGGTAGACAACAtgattctagaaaaaaattaattgcacaTGTGTCTATACATAATATGGATCCAAATTATGATCCTGCAACTTTTGTTCAATTGAATAGTAATTATTatggagaaaatattaatggtaATGAAACTACAGAACAAATGCTAGATTATGAAGAAGATGGAGATAAAGTAGATTGTTACATTTGCTATAAATCATTTCCTAATGAAGATCATTTGATACGACATCAAAGAAATGCACATAga tcAGAACAACTAGTACCCACAGGGGATTCTTTAAATTCATCGAATTTAAATAGCAATGGAAATAGAGCTCAATATCATCTCTTTTTTGTTTGTGAACTTTGTGGAAGTTCACATCCTAGTAAATGGGAACGTTGGTTACATGTTAGCTCTTcacataataatgaattagcAATAAAATGTGATCGTGAAGATTGTGGTAAAATTTTTGCTACAAAATCTCTTAGAAATGAACATGTTCAACATCATGCAATTCAAGGCTCATCCCCAAATACTTGTGAAATTTGTGGTAAACTTTGGGGTAGTAGAGTTGATTATTGGAAACATGTTATGGGCGTTCATTCGGATACTGTTCCATTAATTTGTGGTGTTTGTTTAAAAGTGTTTCCCAATGTTTTACAATTAAGCACTCATGTAAGATCAAAACATTGGCCATTAACAAATGGTGATTTTAGTTGTGACATTTGTGGCAGaccatattcaaataaatctaaaatgtcTAGACATAGAAAAATCCACggttttgaagaaaattgtgATAATGGAGTAGAAAATAATAGTGAAAATAAAGTAGATGGACGAATAAGAGAAACTGATTTAAGTTGTGAACTTTGTGCAGATTTGAAATTTACTAATTTAGAGAAGTTATGTAATCATAGACGAATTATTCATGGACTTTTCCCTTGTGATCTTTGTAATAAATGTTACGGAAGAACATCACATTTATGGAAACATGTAAACAGAGTCCATAAAGGTCATGAAGATGTAACTTGTCCTTATTGTTTGAAAACTAGTGCTTCAAAAGATCATTTAGCAGCACATATCTCAAAAATTCATAGATATGAACCTGATTCTAGAAAAGATGGAAAAGATAATAGACAATTTAAAACTGAAGAAGTTAGCTTACATTATtgtgaaaaatgtaataaaggaTTTCATAAACGGTATCTTTTACGTAGACACATGAAAGGATgtcaaaattatagaaaagatCCAGGTGCATTGTTAACAAGATGTAGGGCTtgtgaaagaatatttaaagatcGTGCTAGTTTACAAAAACATATTGAAAATCATCATAGTACATACACATGTCATCTTTGCAATGAAACAATTACCTCAAAATTAGGAATTATGACACATAATAGAGTGAAACATATGGATCATCCAGATTTAACTTGCAATTTTGGATCttgtagaaaattatttagaacaaAAGAAGATTTAGAAACTCATAGAAAAGATCATAg atatcataCTACTCCTAATGTATGTGATTTTTGTGGTGATACTGttgaaaataaactaaaattgaaaatgcatGTATTATCTCTTCATCGTAATGAAATTGGTGTATCTTGTGGAGTATGCTTAATTCCGATGAAAGATCCAAAAGAACTTAAAAATCATGTAGAAGAAGTTCATTCCAGTGTTCTTTTAAGGCCTAACACATGCCAAGTTTGTGGAAAACAATATGCTTCAAAATGGAAAGCCTTTGATCATACTAAAAAATGTCATGGAAAAGTATTTAGGACTTGTAAACAATGTTTAGCTGTTTTTACTGAAGATTCAACAATTAGAGATCATTATGAAAGAATACATAATATTCCCAAAGATCAACTTGCTGCATTTGAACACAGATTAGACATTGGCTcaaaaaatgaagattttgAGATAGAa tctcctgatataataattaaagaagaacCAGAAGATTTGGAATATGATGTAGATATATGTGATGAGGATTCTAATGattcaaaaagaagaagatcctTAACTGATACTTATGATTGTGAAATGTGTCCAGAAATGTTTGTAAATAGTGATGGTCTTTCGAAACATTATCGAAATATGCATAATACAGATCCAGaaagaatgtttaaaaaattaaaacaagatgaacaaagaaaaatgcgcgggaaaatgaatttcttttgtaaaagCTGTAGAAGACAATTTTGtacaaaaacattatattggAATCATATTGcaacttgtaaaaaaaatatacaaaaggaA gaAGAATTGTTAACTTcaagaaatgatatattaagtaatcaagaacatttgaaaaataataatgaaattaaaaaagaagaacctacatcaaatttaaatattcctgATTTTAATCTCTTTGAAGATATAAATCTTCAGCTCTGTGGTCAGAAACCTCTTCCAAATCTTATGCCACTTTCTCAAAG gaCAAAATCTTCAATAAAATGTTCAAGAAAAGATTCTAGAAAAGTTTATGATGAATCAACAAATACGGAATGTGCTTGTGAAGTGTGTGGAAAACAATGGCCagcaaaaaaacatttatggCAACATCTAATTCGTTTTCATCGTGCAGAAGCAGCAGTCACTTGTGGAGTATGTCTGAAACTTTGCAaagattatgataatttagcAGAACATTTGAAAGCTGCACATGAAGCAATCCTTTCAACTGAAGGAAACAATTTTACATGTAAAATTTGTGGcag atATCATAATGCACGGAGTAAATTGTTATTACATACAAGTATTCATATTGGTCATGCGGGTACTAGCACTTGGTGTTCAAAAtgtcgaaaaaatattactgatGAAGCTACACATCCAAATATATGTACTGGAAAAACAGAAgaagaacaattaaaaaacaatgagAAAATAGaa GGAAGTTTGATAGCGGATGATGCGATGATTGAAGAAGTAGAAGGAGATTATGAATCTGAAGCAGAAGAAGAAGCAGATACAGAAGAATCCGAAAGTGATAGTAGTACTGAAgctgaagaagaaaatgaatcgGAGGATGAATCTAGAGCAACTGGTGAAATTACTTACAATACAGAAAGCGAAGATTCAGAAGAACTAGATAATTTGGAAattgatggaaaaaatttacaaaattatactttaGAACATATTCAAGAAGCTAAAAACATAG atGCAGAAAAAGGTCATGCAAGTTTATCAGATGATGATGAACCTCCAGTTCTCAGTCCAATAATGCCTttgatttctgaaaatatatctatagaaCAATCAATAGGTCATAAACTTGGTTCTATAGTGCCTTTAACTGGTAAAGGAATAGAAATATGCAATTTATCAGAGATTCAAAATCGATGTTCTCCAAAATctatgaatttatatgaaaaacatttatctaaaaataaatctttagaaCTTGAATCTGAAACATTTGTAAATCGTAGTGATGAAGATTTTGAAGatacaaaaaatgaatttgatgaaaattctactgaagaaaatgaagaagaaaacgaaaataatgaaGAGATTGAAGAAAATGATGATATTGAGTTAAATGAAGAGATAGAAGAAACTGAAGATAATAGagacattgaaaaaaatgagaacagtgaacaaatagaagaaaatgctgatattgaagaaatagaagagaatgaaagaaatgatattgaagaaatgatagaaaatgaagaaattggagatattgaagaaatggaagacaatgaaagaaatgaagaaattgaagaatcaGAAGAGCAAGAAGgaaatgaagaaattgaagaaacagaagaagaggaagaaaatgaagaaattgaaGACAGAGAGGAAAATATGCAATTGGATGATCTGGAAGGAGCTGTTCTGATGGTAGCCAATGgagatcaaatattaattcaacaagaaatattggaagatgaaaatgaaaattcaaatcaagAATATGTTTATTCTGCACTTAGATATAGTACAGAAGAGGACAGTGATAGTGAAAGGAAATGA
- the LOC108001368 gene encoding growth arrest-specific protein 1-like isoform X1 — protein sequence MSRWFDRLNILLLSIILFSTIMWNTVKSSIIRCEEAKLKCAFRTGCGTALQHYFTGCAPVLEDNDCSESCQHALIALTSTDEGKELMTCECENELCLQSKQRVEICRSSVTMAMNKTRVSCRIATWICNADALCQTALAYYNKYCKSMFQGRKCTRRKYFRCRNSINILTRQEKAARLNTCQCDGFEEYDCKGIHRNMNLLCFGKIHHGYRDINIEDDRRNKFLTPNTSLRGDGVQILVNRKLFLFSLIIYHFLKIKQD from the exons ATGTCACGTTGGTTCGACCGATTGAACATACTCTTGTtgagtataatattatttagtacAATAATGTGGAATACTGTAAAAAGTTCAATAATAAGGTGTGAAGAAGCAAAACTAAAATGTGCCTTCAGAACAGGCTGTGGCACTGCTCTACAACACTATTTTACAGGCTGTGCACCCGTTCTTGAAGATAATGATTGTTCCGAGAGCTGTCAACATGCCCTTATTGCTCTTACAAGTACCGATGAGGGCAAAGAACTTATGAcg tgtGAATGTGAAAACGAATTGTGCCTACAATCAAAACAAAGAGTAGAAATATGTAGATCATCTGTAACAATGGCAATGAATAAGACAAGAGTATCTTGCAGAATAGCGACCTGGATTTGTAATGCAGATGCTCTTTGTCAAACTGCACttgcatattataataaatattgtaagagTATGTTTCAAGGACGAAAATGTACTCGacg aaaatattttagatgtagaaactcgataaatattttgacaagACAAGAAAAAGCTGCAAGATTAAATACATGTCAATGTGATGGTTTTGAAGAATATGATTGCAAAGGAATTCATAGAAATATGAATCTTCTTTGTTTTGGAAAAATACATCATGGTTATcgtgatattaatattgaagatgatagaagaaataaatttttgacacCAAATACAAGTCTTAGAGGAGATGGTGTTCAAATATTAGTgaacagaaaattatttttattttccttaataatttatcattttcttaaaataaaacaag actga
- the LOC108001368 gene encoding growth arrest-specific protein 1-like isoform X2, whose amino-acid sequence MSRWFDRLNILLLSIILFSTIMWNTVKSSIIRCEEAKLKCAFRTGCGTALQHYFTGCAPVLEDNDCSESCQHALIALTSTDEGKELMTCECENELCLQSKQRVEICRSSVTMAMNKTRVSCRIATWICNADALCQTALAYYNKYCKSMFQGRKCTRRCRNSINILTRQEKAARLNTCQCDGFEEYDCKGIHRNMNLLCFGKIHHGYRDINIEDDRRNKFLTPNTSLRGDGVQILVNRKLFLFSLIIYHFLKIKQD is encoded by the exons ATGTCACGTTGGTTCGACCGATTGAACATACTCTTGTtgagtataatattatttagtacAATAATGTGGAATACTGTAAAAAGTTCAATAATAAGGTGTGAAGAAGCAAAACTAAAATGTGCCTTCAGAACAGGCTGTGGCACTGCTCTACAACACTATTTTACAGGCTGTGCACCCGTTCTTGAAGATAATGATTGTTCCGAGAGCTGTCAACATGCCCTTATTGCTCTTACAAGTACCGATGAGGGCAAAGAACTTATGAcg tgtGAATGTGAAAACGAATTGTGCCTACAATCAAAACAAAGAGTAGAAATATGTAGATCATCTGTAACAATGGCAATGAATAAGACAAGAGTATCTTGCAGAATAGCGACCTGGATTTGTAATGCAGATGCTCTTTGTCAAACTGCACttgcatattataataaatattgtaagagTATGTTTCAAGGACGAAAATGTACTCGacg atgtagaaactcgataaatattttgacaagACAAGAAAAAGCTGCAAGATTAAATACATGTCAATGTGATGGTTTTGAAGAATATGATTGCAAAGGAATTCATAGAAATATGAATCTTCTTTGTTTTGGAAAAATACATCATGGTTATcgtgatattaatattgaagatgatagaagaaataaatttttgacacCAAATACAAGTCTTAGAGGAGATGGTGTTCAAATATTAGTgaacagaaaattatttttattttccttaataatttatcattttcttaaaataaaacaag actga
- the LOC108001369 gene encoding probable 26S proteasome non-ATPase regulatory subunit 3, with protein MGVPSIRNPEAMDVEIFDGQNGDGDVCEKKDTDLQTVYDIREHTRQIEKAVQSKEPRFILRALRALPNTRRRLNSNVLRGVILSLYSKPCAERDALLSWLEESIESEETQKLRISTMNPLPEIDAYIHLLVLVRLIDARKHEEAVQCSETLLQKIIAQNRRTIDLIAAKCYFYYSRAYELVGRLDKIRGLLHLRLRTATLRNDFEGQAVLINCLLRNYLHYNLYDQADKLVLKSTFPESASNNEWARFLYYLGRIKAARLEYSAAHKYLVQALRKAPQSTAVGFRQTVQKLAVTVELLLGDIPERQTFRQAAMRRALAPYFQLTQAVRLGNLQRFGEVLENFGPQFRADHTFTLILRLRHNVIKTAIRSIGLSYSRISPADIAKKLGLDSSVDAEFIVAKAIRDGVIEATLEPENGYMRSKETTDIYCTKEPLLAFHQRITFCLDLHNQSVKAMRYPPKSYGKDLESAEERREREQQDLELAKEMAEEDDDGFP; from the exons ATGGGTGTTCCTTCAATTAGAAATCCCGAAGCTATGgatgttgaaatttttgatgGTCAAAATGGTGATGGAGatgtttgtgaaaaaaaagatactgaTCTTCAAACAGTATATGATATTCGTGAGCATACCCGTCAAATAGAAAAAGCTGTACAGAGTAAAGAACctcgttttattttaagagCCTTGCGTGCATTACCAAATACACGTCGTAgattaaattcaaatgtttTACGTGGTGtaatattaagtttatattCAAAACCATGTGCAGAACGTGATGCATTATTATCATGGTTAGAGGAATCTATAGAATCTGAAGAAACACAAAAACTTCGTATTTCTACTATGAATCCATTACCTGAAATTGATgcttatattcatttattagttCTTGTACGTTTAATTGATGCTAGAAAACATGAAGAAGCTGTTCAATGTTCGGAAacattattgcaaaaaattattgctcAAAATAGACGAACAATTGATTTGATTGCTgccaaatgttatttttattattcaagagCGTATGAATTAGTTGGAAGATTAGATAAAATACGTGGATTATTACATTTGAGATTAAGAACAGCAACACTTAGAAATGATTTTGAAGGACAagctgttttaattaattgtttattgcggaattatttacattataatttatatgatcaaGCAGATAAACTTGTATTGAAATCAACTTTCCCAGAATCTGCTAGTAATAATGAATGGgccagatttttatattatttgggACGTATTAAAGCAGCTAGATTAGAATATTCTGCTGCTCACAAATATTTGGTAcag GCTCTTAGAAAGGCTCCACAAAGTACTGCAGTTGGTTTTCGCCAAACAGTTCAAAAATTAGCTGTTACAGTGGAACTTCTACTTGGAGATATTCCAGAACGTCAAACTTTCAGACAAGCTGCAATGCGTCGTGCATTAGCtccatattttcaattaactcAAGCTGTGCGTTTAGGAAATCTTCAACGTTTTGGAGAAGTTTTAGAAAACTTTGGTCCACAATTTAGGGCAGATCATACATTTACTTTAATTCTTAGATTGAGacataatgttattaaaactGCAATTAGATCAATTGGACTATCTTATTCCAGAATTTCTCCTGCTGATATTGCAAAGAAACTTGGTTTAGATTCTAGTGTTGATGCAGAATTTATTGTTGCTAAAGCTATTAGAGATGGTGTAATTGAAGCTACTTTAGAACCAGAAAATGGATACATGCGTAGCAAAGAAACTACAGATATTTATTGCACTAAAGAACCATTACTTGCATTTCATCAAAGAATTACTTTCTGTTTAGATTTACATAATCAAAGTGTTAAAGCTATGAGGTATCCTCCAAAATCATATGGCAAAGATCTTGAATCAGCTGAAGAACGTAGAGAAAGAGAACAACAAGATTTAGAACTTGCTAAAGAAATGGCAGAAGAAGATGATGATGGATTtccttaa